Genomic DNA from Niallia circulans:
AGCCTTTTTATATGACCGCTGTTATTATCAGGAAGACGCTCATTCTAGACAGTGCAAAAACATTGTCGAGTGGCTGAAGCAAAAGAAAGATACAATTTTTATCGGCAATGGGCTGCCAAACAAGCTTAAGCTTTACGATGTCTTAAAGGCTTCCAAACTGAATGCCTATATTCCTAAATCGAAGCCGGTACTTTCTGCAGAAGAGCTATTAGAGGATCTTAGCTTTATTAATCCTATCATGATAAAACCGATAAACGGATCACAAGGTAACGGTATTTATTTCATAAAAGAACAAAATAGCTGTATACATGTAAGAACAGATAAGAAGGCAAAGCATGTTGAGCATATTTTTTCCGATAAAGAAAAATTCTCACGCTGGCTGGCACAGCTGCTGCAAAAGAATGACTACTTCAGCCAAGTTTATCTTCCTTTATGCACTGCTCAAAAACAGCCCTTTGACATTCGGGCCTTACTCCAAAAAAATGAACAAAATACATGGGAGATTGTTGAAAAAGGAATCCGACTAGGTACAGAAGGCAAAATTATTTCTAATCTTAGCACTGGAGCAGCTGTAATCCCATTTAAAGAATGGCTGGAGAGTGCTCCCTACAAAATGAAGAGTTTTATTGAAACTGAAATAGATGATATTTTAACAACCCTTCCTCCTATTTTGGAGCAAACATTTCCTGCTCTTTTTGAGTTAGGTGTCGATATTGGCATAACAGAGAATGGCTCACTGTGGATACTTGATGTTAACAGTAAGCCTGGCAGAAAGGTCATCCTTCAGGCATATCCAGATTTAAGTGGAAAGCTGTACAGAGCACCATTAGCTTATGCAGCCATGCTGAGAGATGGACAGAGGAGGAACAGCAATGAAAAAACTTTATTCTATTGAAGTGATAGAGGATTGTGAAAATACTATCCTCCTTCCTGCAGATGCCTCCATTCCTGCAAATCTCAAGCGAGCGGCCTTCGGAACAATAAAGGTAGATTGCTCCATCGCCCTGCAAAAATTTGGCGGCAATGTTGTCAGGATAAGCGAGGACTTATTGCAAACATTAAAAATCCCGCCTGTTTCACCTGTCCTACATGTTTTTTTTGAGGGAGAGATTCTCTATCTCGGCCCTCTTGTTGGAATATTTACCTCGGGATTCGGTTCTGGTGAGGTCAGACCCATTGGCGACCGCTCTATCATTTTCTCTAAGCTTTTAGCCGTCCAAAATACTGCTGGTGTTACTGCCTTTTTATTTGGAGCCCAGCATATTAACTGGGATACAGGCACAATAAACGGATTATTTTATCATGATGGCTGGAAACGGTTTGAGGTGCCATTTCCAGATGTTATATATGACCGCATCCCAAACCGTCGCACAGAGAATATGCCGAAAATAAAAAGGGTAAAAGAGCGGCTCCAAAAGGATTACTTAATTCCTTGGTACAATCCAGGCTTTTTTAACAAGCTCGACATTTATGAACGCTTGCTTCAAGAGGACAGTATTGCAGATTTTTTGCCAGAAACCTTGCCATTTACCTCCTTTTCCATCGTGGAACGAATGCTGGGAAACTATGGGCATATTTACATTAAACCGAAGAACGGCAGCCTTGGAAAAGGAATCCACCAAGTCCTCTTTGACAAAAAAGACCAAAACTATTATATGCGCTTTAAAGAACAAAGTGGTGAGAAGCGACTGTTGAAATTCGATACACTCGAAAAGCTCGTGCAGCATATTACCGCAAAGCAAAGCATATCGAATTTGATTGTCCAACAAGGCATCCATTTAATGCGCTCTGAGCAAAAACCAGTCGATTTCCGTGTCCATACAAATAAGAATAAACAAGGGATTTGGGAAGTGACAGCTATCGCTGCCAAGATTGCTGGCGCAGGCAGTGCTACTACACATATGAACAGCGGCGGTATTGTCAAAGCAGTCGACGAGCTAACCGATCTCGATAAGGATTACGAACTGCTTAAGGAGAAACTGATCAGCTCCGCATTAAAAATCAGCAAATCATTGGAAAAGCATACGGAGGGTACAATCGCCGAGATAGGCTTTGATATCGGCATTGACCGTAAAGGGAGAGTATGGCTGTTTGAAGCAAATTCAAAACCGGGCCGAAGCATCTTTAAGCATAGCTCCTTGAAGAAGGATGATTTGCTCACAAGAAGATTGTCCTTAGAATATGCTGTCTTTCTACATGAACAAAGCATTAAAAAGCCTGAGGACATATACAGATGATGATCTATTATGATGGTAATGCAAAGTCATGGCATTCCAATCATTCCGGTTTCACTTTAGGAAGCAACAACCAGCCGCTGTTGCCTTCATTTACTACTCCGCTTGAATTTCTGCCATTTAAAATGATGACAAGGGGAAATAATATTGGGCCAATTGTCGGTATATTAACTTCCTATA
This window encodes:
- a CDS encoding YheC/YheD family protein, with the protein product MSSFGIMTLSLENEKSYITEIAKFGEATGFNVYQFVPSSYNPLTEKVSGKVFDKDKNAWHKQDFPIPAFLYDRCYYQEDAHSRQCKNIVEWLKQKKDTIFIGNGLPNKLKLYDVLKASKLNAYIPKSKPVLSAEELLEDLSFINPIMIKPINGSQGNGIYFIKEQNSCIHVRTDKKAKHVEHIFSDKEKFSRWLAQLLQKNDYFSQVYLPLCTAQKQPFDIRALLQKNEQNTWEIVEKGIRLGTEGKIISNLSTGAAVIPFKEWLESAPYKMKSFIETEIDDILTTLPPILEQTFPALFELGVDIGITENGSLWILDVNSKPGRKVILQAYPDLSGKLYRAPLAYAAMLRDGQRRNSNEKTLFY
- a CDS encoding YheC/YheD family protein, with protein sequence MKKLYSIEVIEDCENTILLPADASIPANLKRAAFGTIKVDCSIALQKFGGNVVRISEDLLQTLKIPPVSPVLHVFFEGEILYLGPLVGIFTSGFGSGEVRPIGDRSIIFSKLLAVQNTAGVTAFLFGAQHINWDTGTINGLFYHDGWKRFEVPFPDVIYDRIPNRRTENMPKIKRVKERLQKDYLIPWYNPGFFNKLDIYERLLQEDSIADFLPETLPFTSFSIVERMLGNYGHIYIKPKNGSLGKGIHQVLFDKKDQNYYMRFKEQSGEKRLLKFDTLEKLVQHITAKQSISNLIVQQGIHLMRSEQKPVDFRVHTNKNKQGIWEVTAIAAKIAGAGSATTHMNSGGIVKAVDELTDLDKDYELLKEKLISSALKISKSLEKHTEGTIAEIGFDIGIDRKGRVWLFEANSKPGRSIFKHSSLKKDDLLTRRLSLEYAVFLHEQSIKKPEDIYR